A portion of the Pseudorasbora parva isolate DD20220531a chromosome 1, ASM2467924v1, whole genome shotgun sequence genome contains these proteins:
- the ano5b gene encoding anoctamin-5b isoform X4: MKRITGKTKEATLIEMSNTLDSQIEGNNGSINSISDRGTPLPGHRERDKFEQNRDSVYFKDGVRRIDFVLSYVDDKDGDKKAERRREFEANLEKSGLELETEDKSESDDRKTYYLKIHAPWEVLATYADVLKIKVPFKASDIPKAREVPLEWLTHPFRLPDNIMRPEPDYFTAPFDKSKVDFFLIDDKDTFFPPSTRNRIVYYILTRCPYYKEDRKEKDKTGIKRLLNNGTYTSAYPLHDCRYWKKAQDMQCESERYHLYRHWARFLCFYKEQPLNLIKKYYGEKIGIYFAWLGFYTEMLFFAAVMGVICFVYGVLSYDDNVTSKEICDPKIGGMIVMCPLCDRKCSYWKLNSTCLSSWQSHLFDNEGTVFFAMFMGIWVTLFLEFWKRRQARLEYEWDLVDFEEEQQQLQIRPEYELKCTGRRLNRFTQEMEPYLSFPSKCARFCLSGATVLFWTFLIVACIMGVIAYRLAVYAAFASVMKDSPTSKIQLVGSLITPQLATSVTASCINFVIILILNFLYEQVAIWITDMEIPKTHLEYENKLTMKMFMFQFVNYYSSCFYVAFFKGKFVGHPGNYSYMFGKWTSLRNEECAPGGCLIELTTQLLIVMAGKQMVGNVQEALLPLLRNWWGSRKGRSHPENTYSRWEQDHDLQNFSQFGLFYEYLEMVIQFGFITLFVASFPLAPLLALFNNILEVRVDAWKFTTQFRRPVAAKARNIGAWEEILNVVAILSVVTNAFIMAFTSDMIPRLVYLYAYHQGNNASMSGYITNSLSFYNISQIPVDNLPEPGENPSWFNSSTIITCSYRDYRYPPGHEKQYTHTMQFWHILAAKLAFIIIMEHVVFVVKFFVAWVIPDVPSDVKARIKRERFLVQEYLHNYEVEKLKMQLSQSFCLSTETASLLPSSPSKHQVHSECI; encoded by the exons AGAGACAAGTTTGAGCAGAACAGGGACTCTGTGTACTTCAAGGATGGTGTACGGCGCATCGATTTCGTCCTCTCCTATGTTGACGACAAGGATGGAGACAAAAAAGCG GAAAGGAGAAGAGAGTTTGAAGCCAATCTGGAGAAGTCTGGTCTTGAGCTGGAGACTGAGGATAAATCG GAGTCAGATGATCGTAAGACGTATTATCTGAAGATCCATGCACCATGGGAGGTGTTGGCCACCTATGCGGATGTGCTGAAGATCAAAGTGCCCTTTAAAGCGAGCGATATTCCCAAAGCTCGAGAAGTTCCTCTGGAGTGGCTCACCCACCCTTTTCGGCTACCAGATAACATCATGAGGCCCGAGCCGGACTACTTCACTGCACCTTTTGACAAGAGCAAGGTTGACTTCTTCCTCATTGATGATAAGGACACGTTTTTTCCTCCCTCCACACGCAACAGGATTGTGTACTACATCCTGACCCGCTGCCCTTACTACAAGGAAGACCGTAAAGAGAAAGATAAGACGGGAATTAAACGACTGCTGAACAATGGCACCTACACCTCAGCTTATCCCCTTCATGAT TGTCGATATTGGAAGAAAGCACAAGACATGCAGTGTGAGAGTGAAAGGTATCACCTGTATAGGCACTGGGCTCGATTCCTCTGCTTCTACAAGGAGCAGCCCCTCAATCTGATCAA GAAGTATTATGGTGAGAAGATTGGTATCTACTTTGCCTGGCTGGGCTTTTACACAGAAATGCTGTTTTTTGCGGCAGTCATGGGTGTGATCTGTTTTGTTTATGGTGTGCTCAGTTACGATGACAATGTCACAAG TAAGGAAATCTGTGACCCAAAAATTGGAGGGATGATTGTCATGTGTCCACTTTGTGATAGAAAGTGTAGCTACTGGAAACTCAACTCAACATGTCTGTCATCCTGG CAATCCCATCTTTTTGATAACGAGGGGACTGTGTTCTTTGCCATGTTCATGGGCATTTGGG TGACCCTGTTCCTCGAGTTCTGGAAACGGCGGCAGGCCCGTCTGGAATATGAGTGGGACCTTGTGGACTTTGAGGAGGAACAGCAGCAGCTACAGATCAGGCCAGAGTATGAGCTGAAGTGCACAGGCCGCAGACTCAACCGCTTCACGCAG GAAATGGAGCCTTATCTATCTTTCCCCAGCAAGTGTGCTCGATTCTGCCTGTCTGGAGCAACTGTTCTCTTCTGG aCGTTTCTGATAGTGGCCTGTATAATGGGGGTGATCGCTTACAGATTAGCGGTTTATGCAGCATTCGCCAGCGTCATGAAGGACAGCCCCACCAGTAAGATTCAGCTGGTGGGCTCTCTCATCACCCCTCAACTTGCCACCTCTGTCACTGCTTCCTGCATCAACTTTGTCATTATCCTGATCCTCAACTTCCTCTATGAGCAAGTGGCCATCTGGATCACTGATATGG AGATCCCCAAGACCCATCTGGAGTATGAGAACAAGCTGACCATGAAGATGTTTATGTTCCAGTTTGTGAACTACTACTCTTCCTGTTTCTATGTGGCCTTCTTTAAAGGGAAGTTTGTTGGTCATCCGGGAAACTACAGTTATATGTTTGGAAAGTGGACCTCTCTGAGAAATGAAGAG tGTGCCCCCGGGGGCTGTCTGATTGAGCTGACCACACAGCTGCTCATCGTCATGGCTGGAAAACAGATGGTTGGGAACGTCCAGGAGGCTCTGCTGCC ACTTCTCAGAAACTGGTGGGGCAGCAGGAAAGGGCGGAGTCATCCAGAAAATACATATAGTAGATGGGAGCAGGACCACGATCTGCAGAACTTTAGCCAGTTTGGACTCTTCTATGAGTATCTGGAGATGG TGATCCAGTTTGGCTTCATAACACTCTTCGTAGCCTCTTTCCCACTGGCCCCTCTTCTCGCCCTCTTCAACAACATCTTGGAGGTGCGAGTCGATGCTTGGAAGTTTACCACtcagttcagaagaccagtggcAGCAAAGGCACGCAACATTGGAGCGTGGGAAGAGATCCTTAATGTTGTGGCCATCTTGTCCGTTGTCACAAAT GCCTTCATCATGGCATTCACCTCAGATATGATTCCTCGTCTGGTCTATCTGTATGCCTACCACCAAGGCAACAATGCCTCTATGAGCGGTTACATCACCAACAGCCTTTCCTTTTACAACATCTCTCAGATCCCTGTAGATAACCTACCCGAACCTGGAGAAAACCCATCCTGGTTCAACAGCTCTACCATCATTACATGCAG CTATCGAGACTACAGATACCCACCTGGCCATGAAAAGCAATACACACATACAATGCAGTTCTGGCACATCTTGGCTGCTAAGCTagccttcatcatcatcatggaA CACGTTGTATTTGTGGTGAAATTCTTTGTGGCATGGGTGATTCCAGATGTGCCATCAGACGTGAAAGCACGTATAAAGCGGGAGCGCTTTCTGGTTCAGGAATACCTTCACAACTACGAGGTGGAGAAACTCAAGATGCAGCTGAGCCAGAGTTTCTGCCTGTCCACCGAAACGGCCTCACTGCTGCCCTCTAGTCCTAGTAAACACCAGGTGCATTCTGAATGTATTTGA
- the ano5b gene encoding anoctamin-5b isoform X1, protein MKRITGKTKEATLIEMSNTLDSQIEDGCAVLTGYRRTFQTGNNGSINSISDRGTPLPGHRERDKFEQNRDSVYFKDGVRRIDFVLSYVDDKDGDKKAERRREFEANLEKSGLELETEDKSESDDRKTYYLKIHAPWEVLATYADVLKIKVPFKASDIPKAREVPLEWLTHPFRLPDNIMRPEPDYFTAPFDKSKVDFFLIDDKDTFFPPSTRNRIVYYILTRCPYYKEDRKEKDKTGIKRLLNNGTYTSAYPLHDPYFSDRLKINDDAVMTVLDPTVMSQHTRCRYWKKAQDMQCESERYHLYRHWARFLCFYKEQPLNLIKKYYGEKIGIYFAWLGFYTEMLFFAAVMGVICFVYGVLSYDDNVTSKEICDPKIGGMIVMCPLCDRKCSYWKLNSTCLSSWQSHLFDNEGTVFFAMFMGIWVTLFLEFWKRRQARLEYEWDLVDFEEEQQQLQIRPEYELKCTGRRLNRFTQEMEPYLSFPSKCARFCLSGATVLFWTFLIVACIMGVIAYRLAVYAAFASVMKDSPTSKIQLVGSLITPQLATSVTASCINFVIILILNFLYEQVAIWITDMEIPKTHLEYENKLTMKMFMFQFVNYYSSCFYVAFFKGKFVGHPGNYSYMFGKWTSLRNEECAPGGCLIELTTQLLIVMAGKQMVGNVQEALLPLLRNWWGSRKGRSHPENTYSRWEQDHDLQNFSQFGLFYEYLEMVIQFGFITLFVASFPLAPLLALFNNILEVRVDAWKFTTQFRRPVAAKARNIGAWEEILNVVAILSVVTNAFIMAFTSDMIPRLVYLYAYHQGNNASMSGYITNSLSFYNISQIPVDNLPEPGENPSWFNSSTIITCSYRDYRYPPGHEKQYTHTMQFWHILAAKLAFIIIMEHVVFVVKFFVAWVIPDVPSDVKARIKRERFLVQEYLHNYEVEKLKMQLSQSFCLSTETASLLPSSPSKHQVHSECI, encoded by the exons AGAGACAAGTTTGAGCAGAACAGGGACTCTGTGTACTTCAAGGATGGTGTACGGCGCATCGATTTCGTCCTCTCCTATGTTGACGACAAGGATGGAGACAAAAAAGCG GAAAGGAGAAGAGAGTTTGAAGCCAATCTGGAGAAGTCTGGTCTTGAGCTGGAGACTGAGGATAAATCG GAGTCAGATGATCGTAAGACGTATTATCTGAAGATCCATGCACCATGGGAGGTGTTGGCCACCTATGCGGATGTGCTGAAGATCAAAGTGCCCTTTAAAGCGAGCGATATTCCCAAAGCTCGAGAAGTTCCTCTGGAGTGGCTCACCCACCCTTTTCGGCTACCAGATAACATCATGAGGCCCGAGCCGGACTACTTCACTGCACCTTTTGACAAGAGCAAGGTTGACTTCTTCCTCATTGATGATAAGGACACGTTTTTTCCTCCCTCCACACGCAACAGGATTGTGTACTACATCCTGACCCGCTGCCCTTACTACAAGGAAGACCGTAAAGAGAAAGATAAGACGGGAATTAAACGACTGCTGAACAATGGCACCTACACCTCAGCTTATCCCCTTCATGAT CCCTACTTTTCCGACAGACTGAAAATAAACGATGATGCAGTGATGACAGTATTGGATCCGACAGTAATGTCACAACACACACGT TGTCGATATTGGAAGAAAGCACAAGACATGCAGTGTGAGAGTGAAAGGTATCACCTGTATAGGCACTGGGCTCGATTCCTCTGCTTCTACAAGGAGCAGCCCCTCAATCTGATCAA GAAGTATTATGGTGAGAAGATTGGTATCTACTTTGCCTGGCTGGGCTTTTACACAGAAATGCTGTTTTTTGCGGCAGTCATGGGTGTGATCTGTTTTGTTTATGGTGTGCTCAGTTACGATGACAATGTCACAAG TAAGGAAATCTGTGACCCAAAAATTGGAGGGATGATTGTCATGTGTCCACTTTGTGATAGAAAGTGTAGCTACTGGAAACTCAACTCAACATGTCTGTCATCCTGG CAATCCCATCTTTTTGATAACGAGGGGACTGTGTTCTTTGCCATGTTCATGGGCATTTGGG TGACCCTGTTCCTCGAGTTCTGGAAACGGCGGCAGGCCCGTCTGGAATATGAGTGGGACCTTGTGGACTTTGAGGAGGAACAGCAGCAGCTACAGATCAGGCCAGAGTATGAGCTGAAGTGCACAGGCCGCAGACTCAACCGCTTCACGCAG GAAATGGAGCCTTATCTATCTTTCCCCAGCAAGTGTGCTCGATTCTGCCTGTCTGGAGCAACTGTTCTCTTCTGG aCGTTTCTGATAGTGGCCTGTATAATGGGGGTGATCGCTTACAGATTAGCGGTTTATGCAGCATTCGCCAGCGTCATGAAGGACAGCCCCACCAGTAAGATTCAGCTGGTGGGCTCTCTCATCACCCCTCAACTTGCCACCTCTGTCACTGCTTCCTGCATCAACTTTGTCATTATCCTGATCCTCAACTTCCTCTATGAGCAAGTGGCCATCTGGATCACTGATATGG AGATCCCCAAGACCCATCTGGAGTATGAGAACAAGCTGACCATGAAGATGTTTATGTTCCAGTTTGTGAACTACTACTCTTCCTGTTTCTATGTGGCCTTCTTTAAAGGGAAGTTTGTTGGTCATCCGGGAAACTACAGTTATATGTTTGGAAAGTGGACCTCTCTGAGAAATGAAGAG tGTGCCCCCGGGGGCTGTCTGATTGAGCTGACCACACAGCTGCTCATCGTCATGGCTGGAAAACAGATGGTTGGGAACGTCCAGGAGGCTCTGCTGCC ACTTCTCAGAAACTGGTGGGGCAGCAGGAAAGGGCGGAGTCATCCAGAAAATACATATAGTAGATGGGAGCAGGACCACGATCTGCAGAACTTTAGCCAGTTTGGACTCTTCTATGAGTATCTGGAGATGG TGATCCAGTTTGGCTTCATAACACTCTTCGTAGCCTCTTTCCCACTGGCCCCTCTTCTCGCCCTCTTCAACAACATCTTGGAGGTGCGAGTCGATGCTTGGAAGTTTACCACtcagttcagaagaccagtggcAGCAAAGGCACGCAACATTGGAGCGTGGGAAGAGATCCTTAATGTTGTGGCCATCTTGTCCGTTGTCACAAAT GCCTTCATCATGGCATTCACCTCAGATATGATTCCTCGTCTGGTCTATCTGTATGCCTACCACCAAGGCAACAATGCCTCTATGAGCGGTTACATCACCAACAGCCTTTCCTTTTACAACATCTCTCAGATCCCTGTAGATAACCTACCCGAACCTGGAGAAAACCCATCCTGGTTCAACAGCTCTACCATCATTACATGCAG CTATCGAGACTACAGATACCCACCTGGCCATGAAAAGCAATACACACATACAATGCAGTTCTGGCACATCTTGGCTGCTAAGCTagccttcatcatcatcatggaA CACGTTGTATTTGTGGTGAAATTCTTTGTGGCATGGGTGATTCCAGATGTGCCATCAGACGTGAAAGCACGTATAAAGCGGGAGCGCTTTCTGGTTCAGGAATACCTTCACAACTACGAGGTGGAGAAACTCAAGATGCAGCTGAGCCAGAGTTTCTGCCTGTCCACCGAAACGGCCTCACTGCTGCCCTCTAGTCCTAGTAAACACCAGGTGCATTCTGAATGTATTTGA
- the ano5b gene encoding anoctamin-5b isoform X2, which translates to MKRITGKTKEATLIEMSNTLDSQIEGNNGSINSISDRGTPLPGHRERDKFEQNRDSVYFKDGVRRIDFVLSYVDDKDGDKKAERRREFEANLEKSGLELETEDKSESDDRKTYYLKIHAPWEVLATYADVLKIKVPFKASDIPKAREVPLEWLTHPFRLPDNIMRPEPDYFTAPFDKSKVDFFLIDDKDTFFPPSTRNRIVYYILTRCPYYKEDRKEKDKTGIKRLLNNGTYTSAYPLHDPYFSDRLKINDDAVMTVLDPTVMSQHTRCRYWKKAQDMQCESERYHLYRHWARFLCFYKEQPLNLIKKYYGEKIGIYFAWLGFYTEMLFFAAVMGVICFVYGVLSYDDNVTSKEICDPKIGGMIVMCPLCDRKCSYWKLNSTCLSSWQSHLFDNEGTVFFAMFMGIWVTLFLEFWKRRQARLEYEWDLVDFEEEQQQLQIRPEYELKCTGRRLNRFTQEMEPYLSFPSKCARFCLSGATVLFWTFLIVACIMGVIAYRLAVYAAFASVMKDSPTSKIQLVGSLITPQLATSVTASCINFVIILILNFLYEQVAIWITDMEIPKTHLEYENKLTMKMFMFQFVNYYSSCFYVAFFKGKFVGHPGNYSYMFGKWTSLRNEECAPGGCLIELTTQLLIVMAGKQMVGNVQEALLPLLRNWWGSRKGRSHPENTYSRWEQDHDLQNFSQFGLFYEYLEMVIQFGFITLFVASFPLAPLLALFNNILEVRVDAWKFTTQFRRPVAAKARNIGAWEEILNVVAILSVVTNAFIMAFTSDMIPRLVYLYAYHQGNNASMSGYITNSLSFYNISQIPVDNLPEPGENPSWFNSSTIITCSYRDYRYPPGHEKQYTHTMQFWHILAAKLAFIIIMEHVVFVVKFFVAWVIPDVPSDVKARIKRERFLVQEYLHNYEVEKLKMQLSQSFCLSTETASLLPSSPSKHQVHSECI; encoded by the exons AGAGACAAGTTTGAGCAGAACAGGGACTCTGTGTACTTCAAGGATGGTGTACGGCGCATCGATTTCGTCCTCTCCTATGTTGACGACAAGGATGGAGACAAAAAAGCG GAAAGGAGAAGAGAGTTTGAAGCCAATCTGGAGAAGTCTGGTCTTGAGCTGGAGACTGAGGATAAATCG GAGTCAGATGATCGTAAGACGTATTATCTGAAGATCCATGCACCATGGGAGGTGTTGGCCACCTATGCGGATGTGCTGAAGATCAAAGTGCCCTTTAAAGCGAGCGATATTCCCAAAGCTCGAGAAGTTCCTCTGGAGTGGCTCACCCACCCTTTTCGGCTACCAGATAACATCATGAGGCCCGAGCCGGACTACTTCACTGCACCTTTTGACAAGAGCAAGGTTGACTTCTTCCTCATTGATGATAAGGACACGTTTTTTCCTCCCTCCACACGCAACAGGATTGTGTACTACATCCTGACCCGCTGCCCTTACTACAAGGAAGACCGTAAAGAGAAAGATAAGACGGGAATTAAACGACTGCTGAACAATGGCACCTACACCTCAGCTTATCCCCTTCATGAT CCCTACTTTTCCGACAGACTGAAAATAAACGATGATGCAGTGATGACAGTATTGGATCCGACAGTAATGTCACAACACACACGT TGTCGATATTGGAAGAAAGCACAAGACATGCAGTGTGAGAGTGAAAGGTATCACCTGTATAGGCACTGGGCTCGATTCCTCTGCTTCTACAAGGAGCAGCCCCTCAATCTGATCAA GAAGTATTATGGTGAGAAGATTGGTATCTACTTTGCCTGGCTGGGCTTTTACACAGAAATGCTGTTTTTTGCGGCAGTCATGGGTGTGATCTGTTTTGTTTATGGTGTGCTCAGTTACGATGACAATGTCACAAG TAAGGAAATCTGTGACCCAAAAATTGGAGGGATGATTGTCATGTGTCCACTTTGTGATAGAAAGTGTAGCTACTGGAAACTCAACTCAACATGTCTGTCATCCTGG CAATCCCATCTTTTTGATAACGAGGGGACTGTGTTCTTTGCCATGTTCATGGGCATTTGGG TGACCCTGTTCCTCGAGTTCTGGAAACGGCGGCAGGCCCGTCTGGAATATGAGTGGGACCTTGTGGACTTTGAGGAGGAACAGCAGCAGCTACAGATCAGGCCAGAGTATGAGCTGAAGTGCACAGGCCGCAGACTCAACCGCTTCACGCAG GAAATGGAGCCTTATCTATCTTTCCCCAGCAAGTGTGCTCGATTCTGCCTGTCTGGAGCAACTGTTCTCTTCTGG aCGTTTCTGATAGTGGCCTGTATAATGGGGGTGATCGCTTACAGATTAGCGGTTTATGCAGCATTCGCCAGCGTCATGAAGGACAGCCCCACCAGTAAGATTCAGCTGGTGGGCTCTCTCATCACCCCTCAACTTGCCACCTCTGTCACTGCTTCCTGCATCAACTTTGTCATTATCCTGATCCTCAACTTCCTCTATGAGCAAGTGGCCATCTGGATCACTGATATGG AGATCCCCAAGACCCATCTGGAGTATGAGAACAAGCTGACCATGAAGATGTTTATGTTCCAGTTTGTGAACTACTACTCTTCCTGTTTCTATGTGGCCTTCTTTAAAGGGAAGTTTGTTGGTCATCCGGGAAACTACAGTTATATGTTTGGAAAGTGGACCTCTCTGAGAAATGAAGAG tGTGCCCCCGGGGGCTGTCTGATTGAGCTGACCACACAGCTGCTCATCGTCATGGCTGGAAAACAGATGGTTGGGAACGTCCAGGAGGCTCTGCTGCC ACTTCTCAGAAACTGGTGGGGCAGCAGGAAAGGGCGGAGTCATCCAGAAAATACATATAGTAGATGGGAGCAGGACCACGATCTGCAGAACTTTAGCCAGTTTGGACTCTTCTATGAGTATCTGGAGATGG TGATCCAGTTTGGCTTCATAACACTCTTCGTAGCCTCTTTCCCACTGGCCCCTCTTCTCGCCCTCTTCAACAACATCTTGGAGGTGCGAGTCGATGCTTGGAAGTTTACCACtcagttcagaagaccagtggcAGCAAAGGCACGCAACATTGGAGCGTGGGAAGAGATCCTTAATGTTGTGGCCATCTTGTCCGTTGTCACAAAT GCCTTCATCATGGCATTCACCTCAGATATGATTCCTCGTCTGGTCTATCTGTATGCCTACCACCAAGGCAACAATGCCTCTATGAGCGGTTACATCACCAACAGCCTTTCCTTTTACAACATCTCTCAGATCCCTGTAGATAACCTACCCGAACCTGGAGAAAACCCATCCTGGTTCAACAGCTCTACCATCATTACATGCAG CTATCGAGACTACAGATACCCACCTGGCCATGAAAAGCAATACACACATACAATGCAGTTCTGGCACATCTTGGCTGCTAAGCTagccttcatcatcatcatggaA CACGTTGTATTTGTGGTGAAATTCTTTGTGGCATGGGTGATTCCAGATGTGCCATCAGACGTGAAAGCACGTATAAAGCGGGAGCGCTTTCTGGTTCAGGAATACCTTCACAACTACGAGGTGGAGAAACTCAAGATGCAGCTGAGCCAGAGTTTCTGCCTGTCCACCGAAACGGCCTCACTGCTGCCCTCTAGTCCTAGTAAACACCAGGTGCATTCTGAATGTATTTGA
- the ano5b gene encoding anoctamin-5b isoform X5 produces MTARTERDKFEQNRDSVYFKDGVRRIDFVLSYVDDKDGDKKAERRREFEANLEKSGLELETEDKSESDDRKTYYLKIHAPWEVLATYADVLKIKVPFKASDIPKAREVPLEWLTHPFRLPDNIMRPEPDYFTAPFDKSKVDFFLIDDKDTFFPPSTRNRIVYYILTRCPYYKEDRKEKDKTGIKRLLNNGTYTSAYPLHDPYFSDRLKINDDAVMTVLDPTVMSQHTRCRYWKKAQDMQCESERYHLYRHWARFLCFYKEQPLNLIKKYYGEKIGIYFAWLGFYTEMLFFAAVMGVICFVYGVLSYDDNVTSKEICDPKIGGMIVMCPLCDRKCSYWKLNSTCLSSWQSHLFDNEGTVFFAMFMGIWVTLFLEFWKRRQARLEYEWDLVDFEEEQQQLQIRPEYELKCTGRRLNRFTQEMEPYLSFPSKCARFCLSGATVLFWTFLIVACIMGVIAYRLAVYAAFASVMKDSPTSKIQLVGSLITPQLATSVTASCINFVIILILNFLYEQVAIWITDMEIPKTHLEYENKLTMKMFMFQFVNYYSSCFYVAFFKGKFVGHPGNYSYMFGKWTSLRNEECAPGGCLIELTTQLLIVMAGKQMVGNVQEALLPLLRNWWGSRKGRSHPENTYSRWEQDHDLQNFSQFGLFYEYLEMVIQFGFITLFVASFPLAPLLALFNNILEVRVDAWKFTTQFRRPVAAKARNIGAWEEILNVVAILSVVTNAFIMAFTSDMIPRLVYLYAYHQGNNASMSGYITNSLSFYNISQIPVDNLPEPGENPSWFNSSTIITCSYRDYRYPPGHEKQYTHTMQFWHILAAKLAFIIIMEHVVFVVKFFVAWVIPDVPSDVKARIKRERFLVQEYLHNYEVEKLKMQLSQSFCLSTETASLLPSSPSKHQVHSECI; encoded by the exons AGAGACAAGTTTGAGCAGAACAGGGACTCTGTGTACTTCAAGGATGGTGTACGGCGCATCGATTTCGTCCTCTCCTATGTTGACGACAAGGATGGAGACAAAAAAGCG GAAAGGAGAAGAGAGTTTGAAGCCAATCTGGAGAAGTCTGGTCTTGAGCTGGAGACTGAGGATAAATCG GAGTCAGATGATCGTAAGACGTATTATCTGAAGATCCATGCACCATGGGAGGTGTTGGCCACCTATGCGGATGTGCTGAAGATCAAAGTGCCCTTTAAAGCGAGCGATATTCCCAAAGCTCGAGAAGTTCCTCTGGAGTGGCTCACCCACCCTTTTCGGCTACCAGATAACATCATGAGGCCCGAGCCGGACTACTTCACTGCACCTTTTGACAAGAGCAAGGTTGACTTCTTCCTCATTGATGATAAGGACACGTTTTTTCCTCCCTCCACACGCAACAGGATTGTGTACTACATCCTGACCCGCTGCCCTTACTACAAGGAAGACCGTAAAGAGAAAGATAAGACGGGAATTAAACGACTGCTGAACAATGGCACCTACACCTCAGCTTATCCCCTTCATGAT CCCTACTTTTCCGACAGACTGAAAATAAACGATGATGCAGTGATGACAGTATTGGATCCGACAGTAATGTCACAACACACACGT TGTCGATATTGGAAGAAAGCACAAGACATGCAGTGTGAGAGTGAAAGGTATCACCTGTATAGGCACTGGGCTCGATTCCTCTGCTTCTACAAGGAGCAGCCCCTCAATCTGATCAA GAAGTATTATGGTGAGAAGATTGGTATCTACTTTGCCTGGCTGGGCTTTTACACAGAAATGCTGTTTTTTGCGGCAGTCATGGGTGTGATCTGTTTTGTTTATGGTGTGCTCAGTTACGATGACAATGTCACAAG TAAGGAAATCTGTGACCCAAAAATTGGAGGGATGATTGTCATGTGTCCACTTTGTGATAGAAAGTGTAGCTACTGGAAACTCAACTCAACATGTCTGTCATCCTGG CAATCCCATCTTTTTGATAACGAGGGGACTGTGTTCTTTGCCATGTTCATGGGCATTTGGG TGACCCTGTTCCTCGAGTTCTGGAAACGGCGGCAGGCCCGTCTGGAATATGAGTGGGACCTTGTGGACTTTGAGGAGGAACAGCAGCAGCTACAGATCAGGCCAGAGTATGAGCTGAAGTGCACAGGCCGCAGACTCAACCGCTTCACGCAG GAAATGGAGCCTTATCTATCTTTCCCCAGCAAGTGTGCTCGATTCTGCCTGTCTGGAGCAACTGTTCTCTTCTGG aCGTTTCTGATAGTGGCCTGTATAATGGGGGTGATCGCTTACAGATTAGCGGTTTATGCAGCATTCGCCAGCGTCATGAAGGACAGCCCCACCAGTAAGATTCAGCTGGTGGGCTCTCTCATCACCCCTCAACTTGCCACCTCTGTCACTGCTTCCTGCATCAACTTTGTCATTATCCTGATCCTCAACTTCCTCTATGAGCAAGTGGCCATCTGGATCACTGATATGG AGATCCCCAAGACCCATCTGGAGTATGAGAACAAGCTGACCATGAAGATGTTTATGTTCCAGTTTGTGAACTACTACTCTTCCTGTTTCTATGTGGCCTTCTTTAAAGGGAAGTTTGTTGGTCATCCGGGAAACTACAGTTATATGTTTGGAAAGTGGACCTCTCTGAGAAATGAAGAG tGTGCCCCCGGGGGCTGTCTGATTGAGCTGACCACACAGCTGCTCATCGTCATGGCTGGAAAACAGATGGTTGGGAACGTCCAGGAGGCTCTGCTGCC ACTTCTCAGAAACTGGTGGGGCAGCAGGAAAGGGCGGAGTCATCCAGAAAATACATATAGTAGATGGGAGCAGGACCACGATCTGCAGAACTTTAGCCAGTTTGGACTCTTCTATGAGTATCTGGAGATGG TGATCCAGTTTGGCTTCATAACACTCTTCGTAGCCTCTTTCCCACTGGCCCCTCTTCTCGCCCTCTTCAACAACATCTTGGAGGTGCGAGTCGATGCTTGGAAGTTTACCACtcagttcagaagaccagtggcAGCAAAGGCACGCAACATTGGAGCGTGGGAAGAGATCCTTAATGTTGTGGCCATCTTGTCCGTTGTCACAAAT GCCTTCATCATGGCATTCACCTCAGATATGATTCCTCGTCTGGTCTATCTGTATGCCTACCACCAAGGCAACAATGCCTCTATGAGCGGTTACATCACCAACAGCCTTTCCTTTTACAACATCTCTCAGATCCCTGTAGATAACCTACCCGAACCTGGAGAAAACCCATCCTGGTTCAACAGCTCTACCATCATTACATGCAG CTATCGAGACTACAGATACCCACCTGGCCATGAAAAGCAATACACACATACAATGCAGTTCTGGCACATCTTGGCTGCTAAGCTagccttcatcatcatcatggaA CACGTTGTATTTGTGGTGAAATTCTTTGTGGCATGGGTGATTCCAGATGTGCCATCAGACGTGAAAGCACGTATAAAGCGGGAGCGCTTTCTGGTTCAGGAATACCTTCACAACTACGAGGTGGAGAAACTCAAGATGCAGCTGAGCCAGAGTTTCTGCCTGTCCACCGAAACGGCCTCACTGCTGCCCTCTAGTCCTAGTAAACACCAGGTGCATTCTGAATGTATTTGA